From Aedes albopictus strain Foshan chromosome 1, AalbF5, whole genome shotgun sequence, one genomic window encodes:
- the LOC109423631 gene encoding facilitated trehalose transporter Tret1, with amino-acid sequence MHRSRATFREFLVAGVATISAITMGVALGWPSPMFKKLTEYSLSDNPIGKVIVESEQSWINSVLAIGGFFGPFAAGFLADRRGRKLTLLLSTLVHVAGWVTLLQANTVEIMIAARFVLGFGSGCILVTLPMYVGEIASDQYRGILGSFLQIGQTIGILYVYCIGPYVGYYAFQWICCAVPILFMVLFGLMPETPHYYVSKGLYQRATISLMYLRDASADEVQPDLQAVKQFLQHEEQTKNTNALKKLFTEAVNLKALMISFTLISLQQWTGIDCILSNSELIFDEANISLSADVSTIIMGVIQVVCCCVTLLFVDRVGRKPVLMSSALGLTVALILLGAYFMMQQMGVESHNISWIPLTGMLGFIAIYNFGFGPVPWAIAGEIFAHDVKSIGNTINVSVSWILDFMALRFFLLISESFGFEWAFWIFAIICALAFLFTLFFVIETKGLSLQEIQERLGRRKL; translated from the exons ATGCATCGTTCCAGGGCAACATTTCGCGAGTTTCTAGTGGCTGGCGTTG CTACAATCTCAGCCATCACCATGGGCGTAGCCCTGGGCTGGCCGTCGCCCATGTTCAAAAAGCTTACGGAGTACAGCCTCTCGGATAACCCGATCGGGAAGGTCATCGTCGAGAGCGAGCAGTCCTGGATCAACTCCGTACTGGCGATTGGTGGATTCTTTGGACCATTTGCGGCGGGATTCCTAGCCGATCGCCGAGGCAGGAAGCTGACGCTGCTGTTGAGCACCCTGGTCCACGTTGCTGGATGGGTTACGCTACTGCAGGCGAATACAGTTGAAATCATGATAGCTGCTCGATTTGTTCTGGGATTTGGAAGTGGTTGCATTCTGGTTACGTTACCGATGTACGTGGGAGAGATCGCCAGCGACCAATACCGAGGAATTCTGGGATCGTTTCTTCAAATAGGACAGACCATCGGCATCCTTTACGTCTACTGTATTGGACCTTACGTAGGATACTACGCTTTCCAGTGGATTTGTTGCGCCGTTCCGATACTGTTCATGGTCCTGTTCGGATTAATGCCGGAGACTCCTCACTATTACGTATCGAAAGGCTTGTACCAGCGAGCGACCATTTCGCTGATGTACCTACGGGACGCCTCAGCCGACGAAGTTCAACCGGACCTGCAAGCCGTGAAGCAATTCTTGCAGCATGAGGAACAAACCAAAAACACCAATGCCCTGAAAAAGCTGTTCACCGAAGCAGTCAACCTGAAAGCCCTGATGATCAGCTTTACCCTGATCTCGCTCCAGCAGTGGACCGGAATCGACTGCATCCTCTCGAACAGTGAGCTCATCTTCGACGAGGCAAACATATCGCTATCGGCCGACGTGTCCACCATTATCATGGGGGTGATTCAAGTGGTTTGTTGTTGTGTGACGTTGCTGTTTGTGGACCGCGTCGGGCGGAAGCCAGTTCTGATGAGTTCCGCGTTGGGGCTTACGGTGGCATTGATTCTACTTGGGGCGTACTTTATGATGCAGCAGATGGGCGTTGAGTCGCACAACATCAGCTGGATTCCGTTGACGGGCATGCTTGGGTTCATTGCGATCTATAATTTTGGCTTTGGACCTGTACCATGGGCGATTGCTGGGGAGATTTTTGCCCACGACGTGAAATCCATCGGGAATACGATTAACGTGTCGGTTTCGTGGATTTTGGACTTTATGGCGTTGAGATTCTTTCTGTTGATTAGTGAGTCATTTGGGTTCGAGTGGGCGTTTTGGATTTTTGCGATCATTTGTGCGTTGGCGTTCTTGTTTACCTTGTTTTTCGTGATAGAAACTAAAGGGCTCAGTCTGCAAGAAATTCAAGAGCGGCTGGGAAGAAGGAAACTCTAG